The genomic window AAACAGCAGCCAGGCGCGCTTTCTCTTCCTCGAACTGCTCTTCCTCGGTCGAGCCGCTGAGTGCCGACAGTGACGACTTGCCGCCGCCGATGACCTGGGTGAGCTGATCGAAGTAGCCGGTGCCGACTTCGCGCTGGTGCTTGGTC from Gammaproteobacteria bacterium includes these protein-coding regions:
- a CDS encoding isocitrate lyase (catalyzes the reversible formation of glyoxylate and succinate from isocitrate; glyoxylate bypass pathway) yields the protein TKHQREVGTGYFDQLTQVIGGGKSSLSALSGSTEEEQFEEEKARLAAV